One genomic segment of Candidatus Berkiella aquae includes these proteins:
- the dksA gene encoding RNA polymerase-binding protein DksA yields the protein MPERNVYQEEDPVSAETNSSSTKKKTTMKTPQGSQEPTTTQTLLSYGVKPYEPKKDEEYMSKAQKEHFRKLLNIWKAALLQGGDETIHDLKELAEVPADVSDQATLEETFALRLRARDREHKLINKIDESIRAIDSGDYGYCEECGIEIGIRRLEARPTATLCIDCKTLAEVREKQGR from the coding sequence TTGCCTGAACGAAATGTGTATCAGGAGGAGGACCCCGTGTCAGCAGAAACCAATAGCAGCTCAACGAAGAAAAAAACGACTATGAAAACACCGCAAGGAAGCCAAGAACCGACCACCACCCAAACTTTGCTCTCTTATGGGGTCAAGCCCTATGAGCCTAAAAAAGACGAAGAGTACATGAGCAAAGCGCAAAAGGAACACTTCAGAAAATTGTTGAATATTTGGAAAGCTGCCCTGCTACAAGGTGGCGATGAAACTATTCACGATTTAAAAGAATTAGCTGAAGTACCTGCTGATGTCAGCGACCAAGCCACATTAGAAGAAACGTTTGCCCTACGTCTACGAGCACGCGATCGCGAACATAAACTCATTAATAAAATTGATGAATCTATTAGAGCGATTGATAGTGGTGACTATGGCTATTGTGAGGAATGTGGTATTGAAATTGGCATTCGTCGTTTAGAGGCCAGACCGACCGCAACGCTTTGTATTGATTGCAAAACACTTGCAGAAGTCCGTGAAAAACAAGGACGATAG
- the sfsA gene encoding DNA/RNA nuclease SfsA: MEFPSSLTQAILLKRYKRFLAEIVVNNQEHRIIYCPNMGAMTGCDILGSRIWFSQCANPRRKFPETWELVEVDGGHLVCVNVHNTKQLTIEAIQNGVIQELSCYEHIDDDPELLDECSFDMVLKHQAHEDDEQNTAFVMMQSVTMGDEIHRGFFPDAMTQKGVQQLKSLIYAKQRGYRAVLVFSVLHTGIHRLFPADHIDSEYGGLIRQAVIAGVEVIGYRVDISFNAISLTEPVEVCIPARMICSSRSEKSQ, translated from the coding sequence ATGGAATTTCCTAGCTCGTTAACACAAGCTATTTTGCTGAAGCGTTATAAACGCTTTCTGGCTGAGATCGTTGTGAATAACCAGGAACATCGAATTATTTATTGCCCCAATATGGGCGCAATGACAGGCTGCGATATTTTAGGGAGTCGCATTTGGTTTTCGCAATGCGCAAATCCACGAAGAAAATTCCCAGAAACCTGGGAACTGGTCGAAGTTGATGGTGGGCATTTGGTTTGTGTCAATGTGCATAACACGAAGCAATTAACTATCGAAGCAATTCAAAATGGTGTGATTCAAGAGCTTTCCTGTTACGAGCATATTGACGATGATCCTGAACTTTTAGATGAATGTAGCTTTGATATGGTGCTAAAGCATCAAGCACATGAAGATGATGAGCAAAATACGGCTTTTGTCATGATGCAAAGCGTGACGATGGGAGATGAAATACATCGTGGATTTTTCCCAGATGCCATGACGCAAAAGGGAGTACAGCAGCTCAAATCATTAATCTATGCGAAGCAACGTGGTTATCGAGCGGTGTTAGTGTTTAGTGTGTTGCATACCGGGATCCATCGCTTGTTTCCTGCGGATCATATCGATTCTGAATATGGTGGTTTAATTCGTCAGGCTGTCATTGCTGGTGTAGAAGTGATTGGCTATCGAGTTGATATTAGCTTTAATGCGATTTCTTTAACAGAGCCAGTGGAAGTTTGTATTCCAGCGAGAATGATTTGCTCGTCTCGTTCGGAGAAAAGCCAGTAA